In Zingiber officinale cultivar Zhangliang chromosome 6A, Zo_v1.1, whole genome shotgun sequence, a single genomic region encodes these proteins:
- the LOC121995356 gene encoding cytochrome P450 709B1-like, with translation MDLVLGALLVVFITILGRILQQIWRPYAIAKFFKKQGVSGPGYRFGSGSIEEFKKLNQATDDLVLDNHCHDITKTIRVYYNKWFSQFGKTFLYWNGTKPQLCISDMEMVKEVLEDKVGLFSKMKLPPTVLALLGNGLVSVEGDDWVRHRKVLNPAFAIDKLKFLTRAMADCTKALIEEWHYRISQEQDRQKEIEVEVSANFHELATNVIAHTTFGNDHKEGKEVFLAQRKFLAASSFGSLNIPGSKYYPTKENLQKWKLEKVIRNTLTSIIKSRLDSKKGSGLRTDLLGLMLDTSQVQHNKILSIDEIIDECKTFFFAGQETTSLLLTWTMFLLSTNRDWQEKLREEVIQHCGNEIPNAQMLSKLKLVNMVLLEALRLYSPIVLLGRETAKDSTLGNIKIPKGVALMIPIATIHRDKKLWGADSNEFNPLRFENGVSKAATHPNAFLPFSITPRSCIGQNFAMLEAKMVLAMILQQFSFVLSPKYKHAPHEIVVVLHPKFGLPIILRPLHV, from the exons ATGGATTTGGTTTTAGGAGCTTTGTTGGTGGTGTTTATCACGATCCTAGGGAGGATCCTTCAACAGATTTGGAGGCCCTATGCGATCGCAAAATTCTTCAAAAAGCAAGGAGTGAGCGGTCCGGGCTATAGATTTGGATCGGGATCGATCGAGGAGTTCAAGAAGTTGAATCAAGCCACGGATGATTTGGTTCTTGATAACCATTGCCATGACATCACCAAGACAATTCGTGTCTACTACAACAAATGGTTCTCTCAATTCG GGAAAACGTTTTTGTATTGGAATGGAACCAAGCCCCAGCTTTGCATAAGCGACATGGAGATGGTTAAGGAGGTTTTGGAAGACAAAGTGGGTCTCTTCTCCAAGATGAAATTGCCTCCTACTGTTCTTGCCCTCTTGGGCAATGGTTTGGTGTCAGTCGAAGGCGACGATTGGGTCAGGCATCGTAAAGTTTTGAATCCCGCTTTCGCCATCGACAAGCTCAAA TTCTTGACAAGGGCAATGGCGGATTGCACCAAGGCACTGATCGAAGAGTGGCACTACAGAATAAGTCAAGAACAAGATCGGCAAAAGGAAATCGAGGTCGAGGTCTCGGCTAACTTCCATGAATTGGCTACGAATGTGATTGCTCACACGACCTTTGGCAACGACCACAAAGAGGGAAAGGAAGTGTTTTTAGCTCAAAGAAAATTTCTGGCAGCAAGTTCATTTGGGAGTCTGAACATCCCTGGATCCAA GTACTATCCTACTAAGGAGAATTTGCAAAAATGGAAGTTAGAAAAGGTCATTCGAAACACATTGACGAGCATCATAAAGAGTCGACTCGACTCGAAGAAGGGTTCAGGCTTAAGAACTGATCTACTCGGGTTGATGTTAGACACGAGTCAagtgcaacataacaaaatactAAGCATCGACGAGATCATAGATGAATGCAAGACTTTCTTTTTCGCCGGGCAGGAGACGACTTCACTTTTGCTAACTTGGACTATGTTCTTGTTGAGCACGAACCGAGATTGGCAAGAGAAGCTCAGGGAAGAGGTGATCCAACATTGCGGGAACGAGATTCCGAATGCACAAATGCTTAGCAAGTTGAAATTG GTCAACATGGTTCTCCTCGAAGCATTGAGGCTCTATAGTCCAATTGTTTTGTTAGGGCGAGAAACCGCTAAAGATTCGACTTTGGGAAACATAAAGATACCAAAGGGAGTTGCCTTGATGATACCAATAGCTACAATTCACAGGGACAAAAAGCTTTGGGGGGCTGACTCGAACGAGTTCAACCCACTTAGGTTCGAAAACGGAGTTTCGAAGGCCGCAACGCACCCGAATGCGTTCCTTCCATTCTCAATCACTCCGCGATCTTGCATTGGGCAGAACTTCGCGATGTTGGAAGCTAAAATGGTGCTCGCGATGATCTTACAACAATTCTCCTTTGTTTTGTCACCTAAGTACAAGCATGCTCCTCATGAAATAGTCGTAGTATTGCACCCGAAGTTCGGGCTCCCGATAATCTTAAGGCCACTGCATGTTTGA